In a genomic window of Thermoproteus tenax Kra 1:
- the thsB gene encoding thermosome subunit beta has product MSSQTAYLTQIGGVPVLIFKEGTQRAFGKEAMRLNIMIARAVAEVLRTTLGPKGMDKMLIDSLGDITITNDGATILDEMDVQHPIGKLLVEISKSQEEEAGDGTTTAVVLAGALLDEAEKLLEKNIHPTVVVSGYKKALDVAVETLRKVAVPVNRTDYDMLKKIAMTAMGGKISETVKDYFADLAVKAISQIAEQRGDRWVADLDNVQLVKKHGGSLLDTQLVYGIVVDKEVVHPAMPKRIVNAKIALLDAPLEVEKPEIDAEIRINDPTQMRAFLEEEETILKGYVDKLKAAGVNVVFTTKGIDDIAQYYLAKAGIMAVRRVKRSDIEKLVRATGGRLVTSLEDLTEADLGFAGLVEERRVGDEKMVFVEQCKNPKAVSILIRGGFERLVDEAERNLDDALSVVADVVEEPFILPAGGAPEIEAAKAVRAFATKVGGREQYAIEAFANALESIPKALAENAGLDAVDILTELRHRHEQADGWKYGLDVYQGKVVDMVGLGLIEPLAVKVNAFKVAVEAASMILRIDEIIAASKLEKEEKKGEKKEGEESETKFD; this is encoded by the coding sequence ATGAGCTCCCAAACGGCGTATTTGACGCAGATAGGAGGAGTACCGGTCCTGATATTTAAGGAGGGAACGCAAAGAGCGTTCGGAAAAGAGGCGATGAGACTCAATATTATGATAGCTAGGGCTGTGGCCGAGGTGCTCCGTACTACGCTTGGGCCTAAGGGGATGGACAAGATGTTGATCGACAGCCTAGGTGATATCACTATAACTAACGATGGAGCTACGATATTAGATGAGATGGACGTACAACATCCAATAGGCAAATTGTTGGTCGAGATCTCGAAGAGCCAGGAGGAGGAGGCCGGCGATGGAACGACCACGGCAGTTGTCTTGGCCGGCGCTTTGTTAGATGAGGCGGAGAAGCTGTTGGAAAAGAACATACACCCCACCGTAGTGGTGTCCGGCTATAAGAAGGCGCTGGACGTTGCGGTGGAGACGTTGAGGAAAGTCGCCGTGCCCGTTAACAGAACCGACTACGATATGTTGAAGAAGATAGCCATGACAGCAATGGGAGGGAAGATATCGGAGACTGTCAAGGACTACTTCGCCGATCTGGCGGTCAAGGCTATATCGCAGATAGCCGAACAGAGAGGGGACAGATGGGTCGCCGATTTGGACAACGTCCAGTTGGTCAAGAAGCACGGCGGGAGCCTTCTTGACACTCAGCTTGTGTACGGCATAGTAGTGGACAAGGAGGTAGTGCACCCGGCTATGCCTAAGCGTATAGTCAATGCCAAGATCGCGTTGCTCGATGCACCATTGGAGGTCGAGAAGCCCGAGATAGACGCCGAGATTAGGATCAACGACCCGACCCAAATGAGGGCCTTCTTAGAGGAGGAGGAGACTATACTGAAGGGCTACGTAGATAAACTGAAGGCGGCTGGCGTCAATGTAGTCTTCACAACTAAGGGCATAGACGATATCGCACAGTACTACCTAGCCAAGGCGGGCATAATGGCTGTCAGACGCGTCAAGAGGAGCGACATTGAGAAACTCGTGAGGGCCACCGGCGGAAGGCTTGTCACGAGCCTTGAAGATCTGACTGAGGCCGACTTGGGCTTCGCTGGTCTGGTGGAAGAGAGGCGTGTCGGAGATGAGAAGATGGTGTTCGTGGAGCAGTGCAAGAACCCCAAGGCCGTCTCAATATTGATACGCGGCGGGTTCGAAAGACTGGTCGACGAGGCCGAGCGCAACCTGGACGATGCCCTGTCGGTTGTCGCCGATGTTGTCGAGGAGCCGTTCATACTGCCGGCCGGAGGCGCTCCGGAGATAGAGGCGGCAAAGGCCGTAAGAGCATTTGCAACTAAGGTGGGCGGTAGAGAGCAGTACGCAATAGAGGCCTTTGCTAACGCACTGGAGTCCATACCGAAGGCATTGGCTGAGAACGCAGGTCTTGATGCAGTAGATATTCTGACGGAGCTAAGGCACAGGCACGAGCAGGCGGATGGTTGGAAGTATGGACTGGACGTGTACCAAGGCAAGGTCGTGGACATGGTGGGCCTAGGCCTGATAGAGCCCCTGGCGGTTAAGGTCAACGCGTTCAAAGTAGCCGTAGAGGCCGCATCTATGATACTAAGAATAGATGAGATAATTGCTGCCTCCAAGCTGGAGAAGGAGGAGAAGAAGGGAGAGAAGAAGGAGGGCGAGGAGAGCGAGACTAAATTTGATTGA
- a CDS encoding ATPase, T2SS/T4P/T4SS family: protein MQGAELLILPRLIESESISPKELKKYKLNKIITLINRIYYLDIDHTLILRYKLLSKILRNPKAALFYTLSSINLNLLYKFFINNKIEDIVLIPNKNIIINSINGKYLSRAIASHDLVEVFLRIASAKGLKLLRDNPSFRYGLNLGPLKLRVSIDLPPIVSAPHVYTRIHRKIFTIFDLMKNDFLSENIYKKIKNNILNKRKNLIVTGPPGSGKTTLLRAIDLDLPEWWQRVYIDEADEFPDLKNYNQIKINTVDKLKHVFSSLNRNIDIFILGELQYPEHFEAFKRAQELGIQTMATMHSDTIEGAIKRLENYKIDYNNIIIIQTEKTYDKIIKRYIKQIYVR, encoded by the coding sequence ATGCAAGGAGCTGAATTACTAATATTGCCCAGATTGATTGAAAGCGAAAGTATAAGCCCTAAAGAACTAAAAAAATATAAATTAAATAAAATAATAACATTAATAAATAGAATTTACTATTTAGATATTGATCATACATTAATATTGCGCTATAAGCTTTTATCCAAGATATTAAGAAATCCGAAAGCCGCATTATTCTACACACTGAGTTCAATCAATTTAAATTTATTATACAAATTTTTTATTAATAATAAAATTGAAGATATAGTATTAATTCCCAATAAAAATATAATAATAAACTCGATTAATGGAAAATACTTGAGCAGGGCGATTGCCTCCCATGACTTAGTCGAAGTTTTTCTTAGGATCGCCTCTGCTAAGGGGCTCAAGTTATTGAGGGACAATCCTTCTTTCAGGTACGGCCTCAACCTGGGACCTTTGAAGCTGAGAGTCTCTATAGACTTGCCGCCTATTGTCTCCGCTCCCCATGTATATACTAGAATTCATAGAAAGATTTTTACTATATTTGATTTAATGAAAAATGATTTTCTTTCGGAAAATATTTATAAAAAAATAAAAAATAATATATTGAATAAGCGAAAAAATTTGATTGTCACCGGGCCGCCTGGCTCCGGAAAGACTACACTGCTCCGCGCAATCGATCTGGACCTTCCGGAGTGGTGGCAGAGAGTATATATCGATGAAGCCGATGAGTTTCCTGACTTGAAAAACTATAATCAGATAAAAATTAATACTGTAGATAAATTAAAACATGTTTTTTCTTCATTGAATAGAAATATTGATATATTCATTTTAGGTGAATTACAATATCCTGAGCACTTTGAGGCTTTTAAAAGAGCCCAAGAGCTGGGGATCCAGACCATGGCAACGATGCACTCGGACACTATAGAGGGCGCAATAAAGAGGTTAGAAAACTATAAAATTGATTATAACAATATTATTATAATTCAAACTGAAAAGACATATGATAAAATAATAAAAAGATATATTAAACAAATTTATGTTAGATGA
- a CDS encoding TFIIB-type zinc ribbon-containing protein codes for MRCSYCGSDDIIISSGEYVCRKCGSVLGPVLYVPRIKYIQLGRNKDIASKILLMQLNQKVIEKKYSYSEKILMYIKVLCRELDLPEEVFRSSIQVLKDINKVKIQGKNPKVIAATIVYLISNKFKLNINKEQIARRLGISKLTIRDTATQLRKLCKELNY; via the coding sequence ATGAGGTGTTCTTACTGCGGCTCCGATGATATCATAATATCGAGCGGAGAGTACGTCTGCCGTAAATGTGGAAGTGTTCTAGGGCCTGTACTTTATGTTCCCAGAATTAAGTACATACAGCTAGGGCGCAACAAAGATATAGCATCTAAAATATTATTAATGCAATTAAATCAAAAAGTTATAGAGAAAAAATATTCTTATTCCGAAAAAATTTTAATGTATATTAAAGTATTATGCAGAGAATTAGATTTGCCTGAGGAGGTATTTAGGTCGTCGATCCAAGTATTGAAGGACATCAATAAGGTGAAAATACAAGGTAAAAACCCAAAGGTGATCGCTGCTACTATAGTATATCTTATTTCAAATAAATTTAAATTAAATATAAATAAAGAACAAATAGCTAGGAGGTTAGGAATAAGCAAATTGACAATACGCGATACAGCAACTCAACTGAGGAAATTATGCAAGGAGCTGAATTACTAA
- a CDS encoding Lsm family RNA-binding protein yields the protein MSILAEANKRFVAEINSLLGKEVIVGLSNGDEYRGVLYAVDNQLNLILYDTTTKSGNKYSKSILISRYIMYINSIEKEVDLRSFAKYAEKYFPGMVKYIEESNIVLIGDKVRVSEIGIEGSGPLAERVRQIYEEFVKKRG from the coding sequence ATGTCTATTCTGGCCGAGGCTAACAAGAGATTTGTTGCAGAAATAAATAGTTTATTGGGCAAGGAGGTGATAGTAGGCCTGTCCAACGGCGATGAATATAGAGGCGTGTTGTACGCTGTAGATAATCAGCTTAATCTTATCTTATATGATACTACAACAAAATCGGGTAATAAATACTCTAAATCAATACTTATTTCAAGGTATATTATGTATATAAACTCAATAGAGAAGGAGGTAGATCTAAGGAGCTTTGCTAAATATGCCGAGAAGTACTTTCCGGGAATGGTTAAGTATATAGAGGAATCCAACATAGTGCTTATAGGAGACAAAGTGAGAGTGAGCGAGATAGGGATAGAGGGCTCCGGGCCTCTCGCCGAGAGGGTTCGACAGATTTACGAGGAGTTTGTTAAAAAACGTGGATGA
- the tgtA gene encoding tRNA guanosine(15) transglycosylase TgtA — protein sequence MSFEVETKDILGRVGRIYTRSGVLETPNIFPVIDIKKQELKLDVVKKYFNNIITNSYFIYNIYKSVVSIKNLLGWDGILMTDSGAYQLMRYGTIDVDPDDILKYQAEIGSDIGVMLDLPMDSEESYFGALIKVEETLRRAQRAAELREELGGMLLVGPIQGGVYKDLVARSARRMTSLPFDIYAIGSPTTLLEEYRFDEILDIVLTAKLNMRREAPLHLFGAGHPLILPFAVAAGIDLFDSASYILYARDDRIMLRDRTIRLEDVKTDYLPCSTKLCNKQVSELKEMDKMERTQLIAEHNLAVLREEILEVRQRIYEGTLWEYLEEKARAHRSLYSSLHLLRKFTKLVEEYDPVTHPEASGLLFFSDTALGRPEPYRHRARMRYNYDAPPKQIAIFLKATSKPYNRSWEYIFLNKILICREKIHIFFIDEIFGVVPEEIAEVYPLSQHESWGLLENIYNDILEISRKYQYVIIYGLNIKSKNIINVNKLEEIPRYIRSICSNGTLLS from the coding sequence ATGAGCTTTGAAGTTGAGACCAAGGACATTCTCGGACGGGTAGGAAGGATTTACACAAGGTCGGGAGTTCTGGAGACGCCGAATATATTCCCCGTAATAGATATTAAAAAACAAGAATTAAAACTCGATGTTGTAAAAAAATACTTTAATAATATTATTACAAATTCATACTTTATATACAATATATATAAATCGGTTGTTAGTATAAAGAATCTGTTGGGATGGGATGGAATCCTTATGACGGACTCAGGAGCTTACCAACTTATGAGGTACGGCACCATAGACGTTGACCCCGATGATATCTTGAAGTATCAGGCCGAGATAGGAAGCGATATCGGCGTAATGTTGGACCTTCCTATGGACTCGGAGGAGTCGTACTTCGGCGCACTCATAAAGGTGGAGGAGACTCTGAGGAGAGCCCAGAGGGCGGCGGAGTTGCGCGAGGAGCTGGGAGGTATGTTGTTAGTGGGTCCCATCCAAGGCGGAGTCTATAAGGACTTGGTGGCGCGATCGGCGAGAAGAATGACGTCGTTGCCCTTCGACATCTACGCAATAGGTAGCCCTACCACTTTGCTCGAGGAATATCGCTTTGACGAGATACTCGATATAGTTTTGACCGCCAAGTTGAACATGAGAAGAGAGGCACCATTACATCTGTTTGGGGCAGGCCACCCCCTTATTTTGCCCTTCGCTGTAGCGGCCGGCATAGATCTATTCGATAGCGCATCGTACATCCTCTATGCGAGAGACGACAGAATAATGTTGAGGGACAGGACCATTAGGTTAGAGGACGTGAAAACGGACTACCTTCCGTGTAGCACAAAACTGTGCAATAAACAAGTAAGTGAGCTGAAGGAGATGGATAAAATGGAGAGGACGCAACTTATAGCGGAGCACAACTTGGCTGTACTCAGAGAGGAGATCCTCGAGGTTAGACAGCGGATCTACGAGGGGACTTTGTGGGAGTATCTGGAGGAAAAGGCGCGCGCCCACAGGAGTCTGTATAGCTCATTACACTTGCTACGAAAGTTCACGAAGTTGGTCGAGGAGTACGACCCAGTGACACACCCGGAGGCCAGCGGGCTCCTGTTCTTCAGCGACACGGCACTCGGGAGACCTGAGCCCTATAGACACAGAGCGCGTATGAGGTACAATTACGACGCGCCACCGAAACAGATAGCAATATTCTTAAAAGCAACCTCTAAACCCTATAATAGATCATGGGAATATATATTCTTAAACAAAATATTGATTTGTAGAGAAAAAATCCATATATTTTTTATAGATGAGATATTCGGCGTTGTGCCCGAGGAGATAGCCGAGGTATATCCATTATCTCAACATGAGTCGTGGGGTCTTCTTGAGAATATATATAACGATATCCTTGAAATCTCAAGAAAATATCAATATGTAATAATATATGGACTTAATATTAAAAGTAAAAATATAATAAATGTAAATAAATTGGAAGAGATTCCGAGATACATTAGATCTATATGTAGTAATGGGACTCTTCTCTCTTAG
- a CDS encoding proteasome assembly chaperone family protein, translating into MKIIFKFKRPYSREIFVAGFHGVGLVGHIAVKHLSRSCETIGYIKYREMPPVVAYEGDRLALQAEIFSCDRVTGVVNNYGINDRALYDFIESLADWVVSGGFKMAVLFGGLDGRFKRSPDDLLRVAYTSSYIKSGFPLGDSKRLEQGLQIVGPLALLLSLFELYDFPALVILPYADKPADPQAASVALEHFGRLFGISVDTTDLKQLAEELEREYNEMRKQLEESKREESHYYI; encoded by the coding sequence ATGAAAATAATATTTAAATTTAAGAGGCCGTACTCTAGGGAGATCTTTGTGGCGGGTTTCCATGGAGTAGGGCTGGTGGGCCACATTGCAGTCAAGCATCTCTCGAGGAGCTGTGAGACTATCGGCTATATTAAATACAGGGAAATGCCGCCGGTTGTGGCCTATGAGGGCGACAGACTGGCTCTCCAAGCTGAGATCTTCTCATGCGATAGGGTTACCGGCGTAGTCAATAACTACGGCATAAACGACAGGGCTCTCTACGACTTTATTGAAAGTTTGGCCGACTGGGTCGTTTCAGGAGGCTTCAAGATGGCGGTGCTCTTCGGAGGTCTTGACGGCAGATTCAAACGTAGTCCAGACGATCTTCTGAGGGTGGCGTATACATCGTCCTACATTAAATCCGGCTTTCCGCTCGGCGACTCCAAAAGGTTGGAACAAGGGCTACAGATAGTAGGACCTCTCGCGCTGCTCCTATCATTGTTCGAGCTCTACGACTTCCCTGCCCTAGTGATACTGCCCTACGCCGATAAGCCCGCTGATCCTCAAGCGGCCAGCGTCGCGTTGGAGCACTTCGGGAGGCTGTTCGGAATAAGCGTTGATACTACCGACCTCAAACAGTTGGCTGAGGAGCTCGAGAGAGAGTATAACGAGATGAGAAAACAGTTGGAGGAGTCTAAGAGAGAAGAGTCCCATTACTACATATAG
- a CDS encoding transcription factor: MTEEALNAYLAIVERSVSFEFNSPEYGKLARKIIEMLYSRREQLSDDRVAILMNISTAEARRILQFLSKNNMIGVVKSTTPDYRTEYSWYVDDTVIKQALKKRIELVSSKLSMLIRGLTEGAYYVCPNCHRRYSLDEELAYNGQCPICKVQLIYVNNINEINKITEIIEKLEKYENNI, translated from the coding sequence GTGACCGAGGAGGCTTTAAACGCTTATCTAGCGATTGTTGAACGCAGCGTCTCCTTTGAGTTCAATAGTCCTGAATATGGAAAACTTGCCCGCAAGATTATCGAGATGTTGTATTCCCGGAGGGAACAGCTATCTGACGACAGAGTAGCCATCTTGATGAATATATCGACGGCCGAGGCCAGGAGGATCCTCCAGTTCCTCTCCAAGAATAACATGATCGGAGTTGTGAAGTCCACTACGCCGGACTACCGCACTGAGTACTCGTGGTACGTCGACGATACAGTCATCAAACAGGCGTTAAAGAAAAGGATAGAGCTCGTCTCTAGCAAGTTGAGCATGTTGATAAGAGGGTTGACCGAGGGCGCATATTATGTCTGTCCCAACTGCCACCGTAGATATTCTCTCGACGAGGAGCTCGCCTACAACGGTCAATGCCCTATATGCAAAGTTCAACTTATATATGTAAATAATATCAATGAAATAAATAAAATAACAGAAATAATTGAAAAACTTGAAAAATATGAAAATAATATTTAA
- the hflX gene encoding GTPase HflX produces the protein MRNRALLAYVGPKDKSLARRLNEFRVLAELAGYEPIDVVVQYGEPDSRFYFGSGKLKEIAGRDFDVLITYHGLSPLQMYNLRSTTRAEVLDRVMVILKIFEKRAGNIESKLQIELASLRYQLPILKEYVRRAKMGEQLGFMGAGEYAIDSLYRHTVRRIATIKRKLDLMRANRTSLIKKRRDLGVPEVVLTGYTSVGKTTLFNRLTAEHKYVDGKPFATLDTYSRRISLWGKELIITDTIGFIEDLPPVLIESFYSTLEEVSQADLILLVADVSDDVDSFTRELQTSLDVLSTLGVYRERILPVLNKVDRVSAIELIAKAYIVRKYFDVFVPVSAMTGFGITTLKILLFWRTPGYAIYEARPPAGGLILDGKSYIPVKVGEAESFEREASLYTNLRRVL, from the coding sequence ATGAGGAATAGAGCGTTGTTGGCCTACGTAGGACCCAAGGACAAGAGTCTGGCTAGGAGGTTGAACGAATTCAGAGTGTTGGCAGAGCTGGCAGGCTATGAGCCTATAGATGTCGTCGTTCAGTACGGCGAACCTGACTCTAGATTCTACTTCGGTAGTGGAAAACTGAAGGAGATAGCCGGCAGAGATTTCGATGTACTTATTACGTACCACGGTCTCTCGCCGCTTCAGATGTATAATCTAAGGTCTACAACACGCGCAGAGGTATTGGATAGAGTTATGGTCATACTCAAGATCTTTGAAAAGAGGGCGGGCAATATAGAGTCGAAGCTACAGATCGAGTTGGCCTCCCTTAGGTATCAACTGCCAATCCTCAAGGAGTATGTGAGAAGGGCCAAGATGGGCGAACAACTGGGATTCATGGGCGCCGGAGAGTATGCAATAGACTCGCTCTACCGCCACACTGTGAGAAGGATCGCCACAATAAAGCGGAAGCTAGATCTTATGCGGGCGAATAGGACGTCTTTAATTAAGAAACGGCGCGACCTCGGCGTTCCCGAGGTCGTCTTGACGGGCTACACGAGTGTCGGCAAAACCACTCTCTTCAATAGGTTGACCGCAGAGCACAAGTACGTAGACGGCAAGCCGTTCGCGACTCTAGATACTTACTCAAGACGAATCAGCTTGTGGGGCAAGGAGCTGATAATAACAGACACGATAGGTTTCATAGAAGATTTGCCTCCTGTCCTCATTGAATCTTTCTACTCTACACTCGAGGAGGTCTCTCAAGCCGACCTTATCTTGCTAGTCGCCGACGTCTCGGACGACGTAGATAGTTTTACACGAGAGCTCCAGACCTCGCTGGACGTACTCTCGACTCTCGGCGTCTATAGAGAGCGCATTCTGCCTGTCTTGAACAAGGTAGATAGAGTCTCTGCGATAGAGCTTATAGCCAAAGCCTACATAGTCAGGAAGTACTTCGACGTATTTGTGCCGGTCTCGGCGATGACGGGCTTCGGCATAACTACGTTGAAGATCCTTCTATTCTGGAGGACGCCGGGCTATGCGATCTATGAGGCGAGGCCGCCGGCTGGAGGACTTATCTTGGACGGAAAGTCATACATACCAGTTAAAGTGGGCGAGGCTGAGAGCTTTGAGAGAGAGGCTAGTTTATATACCAATTTGAGGAGAGTTCTGTGA
- a CDS encoding multiprotein bridging factor aMBF1 has protein sequence MHYCDICGAPIDGEPYVIKLDNAVLHVCERCARSYGGTVKVESPPKRLVQPQQRRITKRGAEPRYEVVEEYAEVIKRARESLGLSREALASYIGVKESVLKRIESGQLMPDIELARKLEKALGVKLLEPVQQAEDQSGGYNRRELTLGDVAELRDEE, from the coding sequence ATGCACTACTGCGACATATGCGGCGCCCCAATAGATGGAGAGCCCTACGTTATCAAGCTAGATAACGCCGTGTTGCACGTATGTGAGCGTTGCGCTAGGTCTTATGGTGGCACAGTGAAAGTAGAGAGCCCGCCTAAACGGCTCGTTCAACCACAACAGAGAAGGATTACGAAGAGGGGGGCGGAGCCACGCTATGAAGTAGTCGAAGAATACGCCGAAGTTATAAAGAGGGCTAGAGAGAGCTTGGGTCTCAGTAGAGAGGCTCTGGCCTCCTATATAGGAGTAAAGGAGAGTGTATTGAAGCGTATAGAGAGCGGCCAGCTGATGCCCGACATAGAGTTGGCGAGAAAATTGGAGAAAGCTCTTGGCGTAAAGTTGCTCGAGCCCGTTCAACAGGCCGAGGATCAGTCTGGAGGATACAACAGAAGAGAGCTTACTTTGGGCGACGTGGCCGAGCTACGTGATGAGGAATAG
- a CDS encoding PUA domain-containing protein — protein MSPKEMLYGLLTYLYGSKNIDLDFNKIEIKFNKNNRLKYVYYNGRPIFTFRNNDGYLLPLIEAARYIRLPYVVVDEETAKHAIKGKSVPAKFIVRASPDLRPNAEVAVLDIKGNPVAVGRAIYSIRELSLGKGYAVKPRDTAELDDPSTDATA, from the coding sequence ATGTCGCCCAAGGAGATGCTCTACGGTCTACTGACATATCTATATGGCAGTAAAAATATAGATTTAGATTTCAATAAGATTGAAATAAAATTCAATAAAAATAATAGATTAAAATATGTATATTATAATGGTAGACCTATATTTACGTTTAGAAATAATGATGGATACTTGTTACCGTTGATTGAAGCAGCGCGATATATCAGATTGCCCTACGTGGTTGTTGATGAGGAGACCGCTAAACACGCCATTAAGGGGAAAAGCGTGCCGGCGAAATTTATAGTGAGAGCGTCGCCAGACCTCAGGCCTAACGCCGAGGTCGCAGTTCTAGATATCAAGGGCAACCCCGTAGCGGTGGGGAGGGCCATATACAGCATTAGGGAGTTGAGCCTGGGCAAAGGCTATGCAGTAAAGCCCAGAGATACGGCGGAACTAGACGATCCATCCACTGATGCAACGGCCTAG
- a CDS encoding S16 family serine protease, whose translation MSKLYLVLVVILASLAPALVLSSLKPGTHMVVVGTTTINALAVSSSGGGAVVPIEVTLLSPGNGRVYVAGVPEAGEGFGPSAQVALYVASRLAGSPSANYTALIRVRGVEASVGGPSASGYIAAALFALMKGIPLKNDTAMTGIILPDGTIGWVGGVSDKVQAAAQNGIKYVLVPLGEQSEARGVTGVKVIPVATLQQAIYYLTGYNVTYIYNSSSLNTQIFNETSKYLYEQILSLYRNITGSSSNNYVNMSMISGLASEGQYYTAASLIFQGLYKYYSSQLNSGVVSSSALYREALDLAHKYDNYIKNITITSNNLGIIIGIYERIYQIYQEANSSSPDIALMYTRAITLPQWINAAQRLAYGRVINESSVQDMAETYLEYAYVMYSYVTTTYGSQLPMDLSNQLQQDFSLAQVLYSKGHYLASLAASLDTIALAENALDAPGASDLAPVVRQVALQNIYRAAACGSPNILPLSYIQFGDYYEDSDIVTALYMYQEASMYAAAIGDILCSAQKSYVIASPPQNVSMLTPPPPPVAAVLPHYINYITSIVLVIFTLVIILILLKK comes from the coding sequence ATGTCCAAATTATACCTCGTCCTAGTGGTCATCTTAGCGTCGCTCGCGCCGGCGCTCGTGCTCTCGTCTCTCAAGCCGGGGACCCATATGGTCGTCGTAGGGACTACCACGATAAACGCCCTAGCCGTCAGTTCGAGTGGTGGCGGCGCGGTGGTGCCCATAGAGGTGACGCTTCTATCGCCTGGAAACGGGCGGGTCTACGTAGCGGGCGTGCCCGAGGCAGGCGAGGGGTTTGGCCCCTCGGCGCAGGTAGCCCTATATGTGGCGTCTAGGCTGGCCGGGTCTCCTTCGGCCAACTACACCGCATTGATCAGAGTTAGAGGCGTCGAGGCGAGCGTCGGGGGCCCCTCGGCAAGCGGGTACATAGCGGCGGCGCTATTTGCTCTGATGAAGGGCATACCGTTGAAGAACGACACTGCGATGACCGGCATAATACTGCCCGATGGGACAATAGGTTGGGTTGGCGGCGTCTCAGATAAAGTTCAAGCGGCGGCTCAGAACGGAATAAAGTACGTCCTAGTGCCTCTGGGCGAACAGTCTGAGGCGCGCGGCGTGACCGGCGTGAAAGTTATCCCTGTGGCCACTCTCCAACAGGCCATCTATTACTTGACTGGATACAATGTAACATATATATATAATTCCTCAAGCCTTAATACACAAATTTTTAATGAAACAAGTAAGTATCTCTATGAACAAATTTTATCATTATATAGAAATATAACTGGATCCTCATCGAATAACTATGTTAATATGTCCATGATATCCGGTCTCGCCAGTGAGGGCCAATACTACACGGCAGCTTCTCTGATATTCCAGGGCTTATACAAATACTACTCCTCCCAGTTGAACAGCGGCGTTGTGAGCTCCTCGGCGCTCTACAGAGAGGCTCTCGATCTAGCTCATAAATATGACAATTATATTAAAAATATAACAATTACATCGAATAATCTTGGTATAATTATAGGTATTTATGAGAGAATATATCAAATTTATCAAGAGGCTAATTCCTCGAGCCCCGATATAGCTCTAATGTACACAAGAGCTATAACTCTGCCCCAGTGGATCAACGCCGCACAGAGGCTGGCGTACGGCCGCGTGATAAACGAGAGCTCGGTGCAAGATATGGCTGAAACCTACCTTGAATACGCCTATGTGATGTACTCCTATGTAACAACTACTTACGGCTCTCAACTGCCCATGGATCTATCAAATCAACTGCAACAGGACTTCTCGCTGGCGCAGGTGCTGTACTCCAAGGGCCATTATTTGGCCTCGCTCGCCGCTTCGCTTGATACCATCGCACTCGCCGAAAACGCCCTCGATGCGCCCGGCGCCTCCGATCTAGCCCCGGTAGTTCGCCAAGTGGCGCTTCAGAACATATATAGGGCCGCCGCGTGTGGATCCCCCAACATACTACCCCTCAGCTATATCCAGTTCGGCGACTATTACGAGGACTCGGACATCGTAACAGCACTCTATATGTATCAAGAAGCGTCCATGTACGCAGCCGCCATAGGCGATATATTGTGCTCTGCTCAGAAGTCCTACGTGATAGCCTCGCCTCCACAGAACGTCTCCATGCTGACGCCTCCTCCACCTCCTGTCGCGGCCGTTCTTCCACACTACATTAATTATATTACATCTATAGTATTAGTTATTTTTACTTTAGTTATAATATTAATATTATTGAAGAAATAA